CTCACACAATAGTCATACATTCggcaaatgaaagaaaaaggctTTAAAATATAAACATACTCCACAATACATAATAAGTTACGTCTCATAAATTAACAAGGTCCAAATTATGAGCTAATCTAGATTTAGAAACATAAATCTTCAAAGCTTTGGCAAGTCGAATTCTTTGATTGTCTTGGCTTCCTACAAAAAGCATAGAggtaaaaacacaaaaaaagttACATAACTTCCCAAAAGAATAAATTAACTTATACTCAATAACTCAAATATAGAAGTTTGGTAGTAAAACAATAAAGCTGACCTTCATCTTCTTTTTGACGCCGTGAAGATTCCTACACCAATCTCCTGCGCACGTCAATACTTGAACTGTCTCGGGGTGAAGTGCTGCTCGATAGGTGTCAATTACTCTAGTTCCGGCACTAAAAGTGGCCTCCGATGCAACTGTAGTTATCGGAATGGCCAATATATCGCTAGCCATTCGAGAAAGTACTGGATATGAGATTCGATTTATTTTCCACCACCCCAAACAATCAAATTCATCGAGATCTTCTCCAATCTTTTGGCGAGGCTTGTCTAAATAATCAACCAATTCTGACTTATGAGGTTCGCTAGTCTCGACTTCATCACAATATTGATCAAAATCACCCCATCTAGTTTTCTTGGTCGCATTTGTTCCTTGCCTTTGGGAAGAGCTAGAAGCCATTGGCCCTCCTGTTGGATTCGTCGCTAGAGTAACATACTCATCATATAACTCAAAGAGCACTCGGCGAATGGTGGAAATGTTATGAGAAGCCTCTGAAGGTAGATACATTTGAGGGTAGGTGAAGTCCACAACCCTCATTTTCTGTCTTGGATCTAAAATGGCAGCCACGGCCAATATCAAATTACATTCACCCCAATACTTGTCAAACTTAGTTTTCATCCTTCGAACCATGGCCCGAATGAAGGGGTCTTCATCATTGACTCGAGCATCCAGcactttttttatcttcacCAACTCTTGAAGGAAAAGATTGCTCGTAGGATAATCTGAACCAGAAATTATATGTGTGCACTCCCAAAATTTTTCCAAGACCGAACAAACCTTTTCAGCTTTTTTCCAATCCTCAGCAGATGGGCAAAAATCGTAACTTTACTCTCTATCTTGGAAACGGGGAAAAACATCCTTAAATTTGATGGCACAATTCAGCATCTCAAATGTGGCATTCCATCTTGTCTTACAATCGTAAAGCAACTTTTTTCCTGGTATATGGAGTTGTTGCGCAATTTCAACAAACATCAATGCACGCCCCTCTGATCGATTCACAAATTCCACGGAATCCCTAATGGCTTTGGTGATGTCCACAATCTCAGAAATGCCATCTTGAACTACAAGGTTCAAGATGTTTGCACAGCATCGAACATGGAACAATTTTCCATCACAAAGAAGCTTTTTGGACCTGGAGATGTCATCTCTTAATATTCTAACAGCTACATCATTGTTCGAGGCATTATCAACTGATATGCTGTAAATTTTGTGCTCAATGCCCCACTCTTTTGCacttttaaaaattgaagatgCTATCTCAACTCCTCGGTGAGGCGGTGGTATATGTACAAAACTCAAGACTCGCTTTTGTAGTTTCCAATCAGAATCAATCCAATGCCCGGTGATGACCGTGTACTcgatcttttgatttttcgacTTCCAAAGATCGGTTGTGATGCTCACTCTTTCCACATTTTTCAACTTGTTCCTCAACTTATTTTTTTCAAGCTCATATACTTGCATACAATCATTTTTTGTTGTTGCTCGAGAGATTTTCTTCCACTCTGGCACCGCTTGTTTCATCATAAGATTGAAGCCTTCTTCTTCTAATATGGTGAATGGATGCTCATGCATTAGCACCCAATGTGCAGCTGCCTCTCTAACTTTCTCCATGTCAAACTTTCCGCTCAACGATGGCAAAGTCAGAAAAGAATCATCAGCTGGCTGgaaatttaattttgtttgcTGCTCAGCCTTTCTAATGCTTGCTTTTCGGGCTGAACATCTATTCCGATGTCTCCACATGCTACTTGTTTGCTTTGACTTGCCTCTTGACAGCTTTTTCTTGCAATGCTTGTAAATGGCATAATTCAATCCATTTTCCTCAACTTCGTCAAAATCATCCCAAGCCTCagatgttttatttcttttagggATCTGGAATTCATCTTCAGCTTCAGTCACTTCCCGCGTGTCTCCTCCTATTTGACCAGttggttcttcttcttcttcttgttcttcaAGAGCAAATACTTTAACTCCAGCTGTTGTTGTATCATTACTTATGAAAACAGGGGTATCCAACGTGAATGGAGTAGTTGAATCATGAGCAGATGATCGCGGGATAGAAGATACCTTGGGAGGACTAATTGCCATACCTACAATTAACCCATAAAGTGAATATAAACATTCATTAGTACCAACATATCACCTCAAACAAACTGCCCAACATATTATACATTTAGCTTACCAACTCCTTCGACATTGCCTTCTAATCTTGAACAACTCGTTGAATGTCTAGTGCcactttgcattttcttgacAAAGATTCTGCCCGACTGGATTCAGAAGACATGAAGGTAGTAAGACATCCAAAACAGCAAAGTGTGGTCTAAAAAggagcagaaaaagaaaaagaataagcaTGTGACTATGTGAGGTTGCTCAAATCTATAATCCAAATAAAAGCCAATcacaattgttgacttttgaGTTCCTTATATACTATAGCTGTATCACCTATGCTGGCACCAAAAAAATACCAGATGATCAATGTTTGCATACGTGAGAGATTCTCCATTGTCCATTCTGTTATCTAAGTTATAGTCATGGCTTTCCATTccattgtatatatgattacaTCCTAAATTTTTCTACTTCTACCCTTTTCCTGACCGGATTTTTCATTATAAAAGCATTGAAATTTTGcttatcaaaaagaaaagagagagagaagaaaagatTTTCCTTGTGCTTAGAGAACACTTTCCATCAATCAAACTTTACTTATTTCATACATATTTTCAAAGTTCATTATTTATCAAAGTTTTTT
This sequence is a window from Coffea eugenioides isolate CCC68of chromosome 7, Ceug_1.0, whole genome shotgun sequence. Protein-coding genes within it:
- the LOC113777220 gene encoding zinc finger BED domain-containing protein DAYSLEEPER-like, with the translated sequence MRVEEEDQRNGGGSGCFSRSSPTPLLAASVRLHRHRHRIWLLSGRIFVKKMQSGTRHSTSCSRLEGNVEGVGMAISPPKVSSIPRSSAHDSTTPFTLDTPVFISNDTTTAGVKVFALEEQEEEEEPTGQIGGDTREVTEAEDEFQIPKRNKTSEAWDDFDEVEENGLNYAIYKHCKKKLSRGKSKQTSSMWRHRNRCSARKASIRKAEQQTKLNFQPADDSFLTLPSLSGKFDMEKVREAAAHWVLMHEHPFTILEEEGFNLMMKQAVPEWKKISRATTKNDCMQVYELEKNKLRNKLKNVERVSITTDLWKSKNQKIEYTVITGHWIDSDWKLQKRVLSFVHIPPPHRGVEIASSIFKSAKEWGIEHKIYSISVDNASNNDVAVRILRDDISRSKKLLCDGKLFHVRCCANILNLVVQDGISEIVDITKAIRDSVEFVNRSEGRALMFVEIAQQLHIPGKKLLYDYYPTSNLFLQELVKIKKVLDARVNDEDPFIRAMVRRMKTKFDKYWGECNLILAVAAILDPRQKMRVVDFTYPQMYLPSEASHNISTIRRVLFELYDEYVTLATNPTGGPMASSSSQRQGTNATKKTRWGDFDQYCDEVETSEPHKSELVDYLDKPRQKIGEDLDEFDCLGWWKINRISYPVLSRMASDILAIPITTVASEATFSAGTRVIDTYRAALHPETVQVLTCAGDWCRNLHGVKKKMKEAKTIKEFDLPKL